One window of Vespa velutina chromosome 2, iVesVel2.1, whole genome shotgun sequence genomic DNA carries:
- the LOC124957849 gene encoding protein FRG1 homolog, which translates to MSEYDRVRTGKLVLKGEKIRSKKRKLKKEETRENVTIDNEDTKLHGGWWKTSSAKEITGTVAIEFGKQTYVKALDNGLFTLGAPHSDGEGPCPEEILTAFRISDNLIALKSGYGKYLGVDKNGVVVGRSDAVGAIEQWEPIFQDDKLAILSNTTGNFISITDEDDVICQNKTAGSLEYVTIRSIIERDNKPNKDIPKEEVGSLADVEVNYVRKFQKFQDKKLRINKEDRSALEKAKTDGNLHEALLDRRSKMKADRYCK; encoded by the exons atgtcTGAATATGATAGAGTAAGAACAGGGAAACTTGTTttgaagggagaaaaaataag atcaaagaaacgaaaattgaagaaagaagagaccAGGGAAAACGTTACAATTGATAATGAAGATACTAAGCTTCAtg GTGGGTGGTGGAAAACAAGTAGTGCAAAAGAAATCACGGGTACAGTAGCTATTGAATTTGGAAAACAAACCTATGTAAAGGCTCTTGATAATGGGCTTTTTACACTTGGAGCTCCTCATTCAGATGGAGAAGGCCCTTGCCCAGAAGAAATTTTAACAGCATTTCGTATAAGTGATAATTTAATAGCTTTAAAATCTGGATATGGTAAATATCTTGGTGTTGACAAAAATGGTGTTGTTGTGGGACGCAGTGATGCAGTAGGTGCAATTGAACAGTGGGAACCAATTTTTCAA gatGATAAACTTGCTATATTAAGTAATACAACtggaaatttcatttcaataacTGATGAAGATGATGTTATTTGTCAAAATAAAACAGCTGGTTCATTAGAATATGTTACTATAAGAAGTATAATAGAACGTGACAATAAACCTAATAAAGATATTCCAAAAGAAGAAGTTGGTTCTCTTGCTGATGTAGAAGTAAATTATGT acgtaaatttcaaaaattccaagataaaaaattaagaataaataaagaagatcgaTCTGCCTTAGAAAAAGCTAAAACAGATGGAAATTTACATGAAGCATTACTAGATCGAAGAAGTAAAATGAAAGCTGATCGTtactgtaaataa
- the LOC124957844 gene encoding centrosome-associated zinc finger protein CP190 isoform X1: MSITVISHCIKEQISYNQTMQATTNRDKALPSRGLKQVKVDNWGTFFLQRLQQLYFEEELLDLTIKFPTSDITVQAHRLVITTCTDYFMQLERQLKEKDENFDGVIIMPPDMPYECVKSIISFMYTGQLEYWTSEQHALYRTAQKMKMTVLTKLLDAQFNTTALQTNRPAKSNVPIITKSTTLPAEGTVTTSTSTLSAQPLPGRKLPIWKRKLELPPANYELRGSAQKPTEITAGPSRFDLPEAEDFALGVFSSFDDITYNTKPIVQASGKYKRDSSSPSLKCSPDRDVKNDSTEDEEDDTQLHEKDPKEVNSDDDWTISNTSERSQDAQPTPKRVRFDLEEKENLEKSSSCHTNADDSINNHAKIIREVLKKYPHLIRNNKNIRLKIMQKEAKSAETSAPCKTKVSYVVLKSDHLMSSSNGDENDSKCNGNVDGGETGPWKCNKCDLDEEYTNYYMYRRHMQDVHEEKFDPRVCEHCGYKATKRNILMYHLYTKHNVPPPKSMCFPKCQACSYVALSETLLVRHQINHNHRPTSRHHTSTFEVIQCLQCSQVFKDITDLTTHEINTGHGNHVEGREKGYRCPHCSKTFVRVTNLQVHIDCSHKDLRDSETAAAVPPISLEPSSEAEALSHVASGIATSLGVGDSVSPETQEVENQSEYIVPEITDISQTTTYHAHEFEGQQMIMLINNDNYQQQDENDHHQQPQQLDISGNEQIVMQGTEDGMIVYIHDNDETDRQTYNDYQSIEITQEPEEIVEEVVEEVEEAVMEEEVQDERSELIDENNSHQMEDGIQYVEEQTEIVEYDEEQCTEDRSRIEESQESVMIIEEEHVEGDDEVTDEVADKDSNEQESPEARDFATEWDEYSRDAIE, encoded by the exons atgagCATAACAGTAATCAGCCACTGCATTAAAGAACAGATATCGT ATAATCAAACAATGCAGGCAACGACTAATCGAGATAAAGCACTCCCTTCGCGAGGATTGAAGCAAGTAAAAGTGGATAATTGGGGAACTTTCTTTCTACAGAGACTTCAACAGCTTTATTTTGAAGAAGAATTACTTGATTTAACAATCAAATTTCCAACTAGTGATATTACTGTACAg gcACATCGCTTAGTTATCACAACATGTACAGATTACTTTATGCAATTGGAACGtcagttaaaagaaaaagatgagaatTTTGATGGAGTTATTATTATGCCACCAGATATGCCTTATGAGTGTGTTAAGTCTATTATtag TTTTATGTACACTGGACAATTGGAATATTGGACCTCGGAACAACACGCATTATATCGTACTGCacaaaagatgaaaatgaCAGTATTAACTAAACTGCTTGATGCTCAATTTAATACAACTGCATTACAAACAAATAGACCAGCAAAATCAAATGTTccaattattacaaaatccACAACATTGCCAGCCGAAGGAACGGTAACTACAAGTACATCAACACTTTCGGCTCAACCATTACCTGGTagaaa GCTTCCaatttggaaaagaaaattagaattacCTCCTGCAAATTATGAATTGCGAGGTTCAGCACAAAAGCCTACGGAAATTACTGCTGGGCCATCCCGATTTGATCTGCCTGAAGCAGAAGATTTTGCTCTTGGAGTTTTTTCCTCATTTgatgatattacatataatacaaaacCCATTGTTCAAGCATCaggaaaatacaaaagagatAGTTCATCACCTTCTCTTAAATGTTCTCCTGATAGAGATGTCAAGAATGATTCAacggaagatgaagaagatgataCTCAATTACATGAAAAAGATCCTAAAGAAGTAAATTCAGATGATGATTGGACAATATCGAATACATCAGAGCGATCTCAAGATGCACAACCAACACCTAAAAGAGTAAGATTTGatcttgaagaaaaagaaaacttggaGAAATCTTCATCTTGTCACACAAACGCAGACGATTCTATTAACAATCACGCAAAAATAATCAGGGAAGTACTGAAAAAATATCCGCAtttgattagaaataataaaaatatacgtttaAAGATAATGCAGAAGGAAGCGAAGTCTGCAGAAACTAGTGCTCCTTGTAAAACAAAAGTTTCCTATGTGGTATTGAAATCTGATCATTTAATGTCTAGCAGTAATGGAGATGAAAATGACTCAAAGTGTAACGGTAACGTAGATGGCGGTGAGACTGGACCATGGAAATGCAATAAATGCGATTTAGATGAAGAATAcacgaattattatatgtatagaaGACACATGCAGGATGTGCATGAGGAAAAGTTCGATCCAAGAGTTTGTGAGCACTGTGGCTATAaagcaacaaaaagaaacattttaatgTATCATCTTTATACAAAACACAATGTGCCTCCACCAAAGAGCATGTGTTTCCCTAAATGTCAAGCATGTTCATATGTGGCTCTTTCCGAAACTCTGCTTGTGAGACAccaaataaatcataatcatcGTCCTACATCTCGGCATCATACTTCAACCTTCGAAGTAATTCAGTGTTTACAATGTTCTCAAGTTTTTAAGGATATTACTGATCTCACCACACATGAAATCAATACTGGACATGGTAATCATgtggaagggagagaaaaaggatatcGTTGTCCTCACTGTAGCAAAACTTTCGTACGTGTTACGAACTTGCAAGTTCATATCGACTGTTCTCACAAGGATCTACGAGATTCTGAAACGGCTGCAGCTGTTCCTCCAATTTCTTTAGAACCATCTTCGGAGGCAGAAGCTCTTAGTCATGTAGCAAGTGGGATAGCGACATCACTCGGAGTTGGAGATAGTGTATCACCAGAAACGCAAGAAGTAGAGAATCAATCTGAATACATAGTACCAGAAATAACTGATATTTCACAAACTACAACCTATCATGCTCATGAATTCGAAGGTCAACAGATGATCATGTtgatcaataacgataattatcaaCAACAGGACGAGAATGATCATCATCAACAACCACAACAATTGGATATTTCTGGTAATGAACAAATTGTAATGCAAGGTACGGAAGATGGAATGATCGTGTATATTCACGATAATGAtgaaacagacagacaaacataTAACGATTATCAATCTATAGAGATTACACAGGAGCCAGAAGAAATAGTTGAGGAAGTTGTAGAGGAAGTAGAAGAGGCAGTAATGGAAGAAGAAGTGCAAGATGAAAGATCTGAACTTATAGATGAGAATAATTCTCATCAGATGGAAGACGGTATTCAATATGTTGAAGAACAAACTGAAATAGTTGAATATGATGAAGAACAATGTACAGAAGATAGAAGTAGAATAGAAGAATCACAGGAATCTGTTATGATTATTGAAGAGGAACATGTGGAAGGAGATGATGAAGTTACTGACGAGGTTGCTGATAAGGATAGTAATGAACAGGAATCACCAGAAGCAAGAGATTTTGCAACTGAATGGGATGAGTATAGTAGAGATGCAATAGAATGA
- the LOC124957844 gene encoding centrosome-associated zinc finger protein CP190 isoform X2, whose protein sequence is MQATTNRDKALPSRGLKQVKVDNWGTFFLQRLQQLYFEEELLDLTIKFPTSDITVQAHRLVITTCTDYFMQLERQLKEKDENFDGVIIMPPDMPYECVKSIISFMYTGQLEYWTSEQHALYRTAQKMKMTVLTKLLDAQFNTTALQTNRPAKSNVPIITKSTTLPAEGTVTTSTSTLSAQPLPGRKLPIWKRKLELPPANYELRGSAQKPTEITAGPSRFDLPEAEDFALGVFSSFDDITYNTKPIVQASGKYKRDSSSPSLKCSPDRDVKNDSTEDEEDDTQLHEKDPKEVNSDDDWTISNTSERSQDAQPTPKRVRFDLEEKENLEKSSSCHTNADDSINNHAKIIREVLKKYPHLIRNNKNIRLKIMQKEAKSAETSAPCKTKVSYVVLKSDHLMSSSNGDENDSKCNGNVDGGETGPWKCNKCDLDEEYTNYYMYRRHMQDVHEEKFDPRVCEHCGYKATKRNILMYHLYTKHNVPPPKSMCFPKCQACSYVALSETLLVRHQINHNHRPTSRHHTSTFEVIQCLQCSQVFKDITDLTTHEINTGHGNHVEGREKGYRCPHCSKTFVRVTNLQVHIDCSHKDLRDSETAAAVPPISLEPSSEAEALSHVASGIATSLGVGDSVSPETQEVENQSEYIVPEITDISQTTTYHAHEFEGQQMIMLINNDNYQQQDENDHHQQPQQLDISGNEQIVMQGTEDGMIVYIHDNDETDRQTYNDYQSIEITQEPEEIVEEVVEEVEEAVMEEEVQDERSELIDENNSHQMEDGIQYVEEQTEIVEYDEEQCTEDRSRIEESQESVMIIEEEHVEGDDEVTDEVADKDSNEQESPEARDFATEWDEYSRDAIE, encoded by the exons ATGCAGGCAACGACTAATCGAGATAAAGCACTCCCTTCGCGAGGATTGAAGCAAGTAAAAGTGGATAATTGGGGAACTTTCTTTCTACAGAGACTTCAACAGCTTTATTTTGAAGAAGAATTACTTGATTTAACAATCAAATTTCCAACTAGTGATATTACTGTACAg gcACATCGCTTAGTTATCACAACATGTACAGATTACTTTATGCAATTGGAACGtcagttaaaagaaaaagatgagaatTTTGATGGAGTTATTATTATGCCACCAGATATGCCTTATGAGTGTGTTAAGTCTATTATtag TTTTATGTACACTGGACAATTGGAATATTGGACCTCGGAACAACACGCATTATATCGTACTGCacaaaagatgaaaatgaCAGTATTAACTAAACTGCTTGATGCTCAATTTAATACAACTGCATTACAAACAAATAGACCAGCAAAATCAAATGTTccaattattacaaaatccACAACATTGCCAGCCGAAGGAACGGTAACTACAAGTACATCAACACTTTCGGCTCAACCATTACCTGGTagaaa GCTTCCaatttggaaaagaaaattagaattacCTCCTGCAAATTATGAATTGCGAGGTTCAGCACAAAAGCCTACGGAAATTACTGCTGGGCCATCCCGATTTGATCTGCCTGAAGCAGAAGATTTTGCTCTTGGAGTTTTTTCCTCATTTgatgatattacatataatacaaaacCCATTGTTCAAGCATCaggaaaatacaaaagagatAGTTCATCACCTTCTCTTAAATGTTCTCCTGATAGAGATGTCAAGAATGATTCAacggaagatgaagaagatgataCTCAATTACATGAAAAAGATCCTAAAGAAGTAAATTCAGATGATGATTGGACAATATCGAATACATCAGAGCGATCTCAAGATGCACAACCAACACCTAAAAGAGTAAGATTTGatcttgaagaaaaagaaaacttggaGAAATCTTCATCTTGTCACACAAACGCAGACGATTCTATTAACAATCACGCAAAAATAATCAGGGAAGTACTGAAAAAATATCCGCAtttgattagaaataataaaaatatacgtttaAAGATAATGCAGAAGGAAGCGAAGTCTGCAGAAACTAGTGCTCCTTGTAAAACAAAAGTTTCCTATGTGGTATTGAAATCTGATCATTTAATGTCTAGCAGTAATGGAGATGAAAATGACTCAAAGTGTAACGGTAACGTAGATGGCGGTGAGACTGGACCATGGAAATGCAATAAATGCGATTTAGATGAAGAATAcacgaattattatatgtatagaaGACACATGCAGGATGTGCATGAGGAAAAGTTCGATCCAAGAGTTTGTGAGCACTGTGGCTATAaagcaacaaaaagaaacattttaatgTATCATCTTTATACAAAACACAATGTGCCTCCACCAAAGAGCATGTGTTTCCCTAAATGTCAAGCATGTTCATATGTGGCTCTTTCCGAAACTCTGCTTGTGAGACAccaaataaatcataatcatcGTCCTACATCTCGGCATCATACTTCAACCTTCGAAGTAATTCAGTGTTTACAATGTTCTCAAGTTTTTAAGGATATTACTGATCTCACCACACATGAAATCAATACTGGACATGGTAATCATgtggaagggagagaaaaaggatatcGTTGTCCTCACTGTAGCAAAACTTTCGTACGTGTTACGAACTTGCAAGTTCATATCGACTGTTCTCACAAGGATCTACGAGATTCTGAAACGGCTGCAGCTGTTCCTCCAATTTCTTTAGAACCATCTTCGGAGGCAGAAGCTCTTAGTCATGTAGCAAGTGGGATAGCGACATCACTCGGAGTTGGAGATAGTGTATCACCAGAAACGCAAGAAGTAGAGAATCAATCTGAATACATAGTACCAGAAATAACTGATATTTCACAAACTACAACCTATCATGCTCATGAATTCGAAGGTCAACAGATGATCATGTtgatcaataacgataattatcaaCAACAGGACGAGAATGATCATCATCAACAACCACAACAATTGGATATTTCTGGTAATGAACAAATTGTAATGCAAGGTACGGAAGATGGAATGATCGTGTATATTCACGATAATGAtgaaacagacagacaaacataTAACGATTATCAATCTATAGAGATTACACAGGAGCCAGAAGAAATAGTTGAGGAAGTTGTAGAGGAAGTAGAAGAGGCAGTAATGGAAGAAGAAGTGCAAGATGAAAGATCTGAACTTATAGATGAGAATAATTCTCATCAGATGGAAGACGGTATTCAATATGTTGAAGAACAAACTGAAATAGTTGAATATGATGAAGAACAATGTACAGAAGATAGAAGTAGAATAGAAGAATCACAGGAATCTGTTATGATTATTGAAGAGGAACATGTGGAAGGAGATGATGAAGTTACTGACGAGGTTGCTGATAAGGATAGTAATGAACAGGAATCACCAGAAGCAAGAGATTTTGCAACTGAATGGGATGAGTATAGTAGAGATGCAATAGAATGA
- the LOC124947193 gene encoding calponin homology domain-containing protein DDB_G0272472-like yields MDNYCAPQWVDFTSSPQVPSDDYFDKYHDIYESKLCTKEYQSTKSAKKISEVIETPNKSVQSQNRYFIKSMSTENLQTEIDSLKSTPIKVIYPSPYNNSKHKVIKQVSYENILNEAMQNVQLCEDLCNDKKDIDVSSTEIIFKKPIPIKSKTSFKPVKIREIENNSALVSTNKQMQDIERNILKEETKNESLFGNDMFKPDTSSSIKVMKDFSKASKIDDHLKCNIQQNNDLKNDRSKIKLNNKNFKLKSSGLKQQSSMKQKCSTTKINTHNRPVVTLSHKDQEKSKLIQVKKNQSETKFVRTNSADSSTSHNKITQKNIRVANADTTVKQTHKSYSSFSKEGKLFCQKNNASKRMVTTIVGNTGSELIIKKEKILFFDIPIHTKQKKITCPVPFSFEHRDKIKKQLKLDQSESKCIKSKSVPNLKLLDINMPQKMPNKLFDTGKKPLMSSCSSKEINDKNKNKQFEGSKKSSTAYIHSLPPHKLVKTIDPMKNKIEKKKIQDSQNKKDAIQAKKSLASVSCKNIQINTNLKIKKQEMLEVNKKCIEKENRQPNINMSVTNNSTLNQSKGIKLKSTVFKTNVEEREKQRRVLEDKMKQKKILQEEKIKKEKEEKEANEKLEIAKLRKQTEIRARPMPVYKPLIRVKSTKPLTKPQSPAWSSKRRVKSTL; encoded by the coding sequence ATGGATAATTATTGTGCTCCACAGTGGGTAGATTTTACATCTAGTCCACAAGTACCATCTGatgattatttcgataaatatcaTGACATCTACGAATCTAAATTATGTACTAAAGAATACCAGAGTACCAAATCAGCTAAGAAGATATCTGAAGTTATTGAAACACCCAACAAATCTGTGCAATCgcaaaatagatattttataaaatctatgTCAACTGAAAATTTACAAACAGAAATAGATAGTCTCAAGAGTACAccgataaaagtaatatatccTTCAccgtataataatagtaaacaTAAAGTTATAAAACAAGTGagttatgaaaatattttgaatgaagCTATGCAAAATGTTCAGCTTTGTGAAGATTTAtgtaatgataaaaaggatataGATGTATCATCGACAGAAATCATATTTAAGAAGCCAATAccaattaaaagtaaaacttCCTTCAAGCCTGTGAAGATtcgtgaaatagaaaataattctgcATTGGTTTCAACCAATAAACAAATGCAagatattgaaagaaatatacttaaagaagaaacaaaaaatgaatctTTATTTGGCAATGATATGTTTAAACCAGACACAAGTTCATCAATAAAAGTTATGAAAGATTTTAGTAAGGCATCAAAAATTGATGATCATTTAAAATGTAACATACAGCAAAACAATGACTTGAAAAATGATCgctctaaaataaaattaaataacaaaaattttaaattgaagtCTTCTGGTTTAAAACAACAATCTTCTATGAAACAAAAATGTTCAACTACAAAGATAAATACACATAATAGACCTGTTGTAACTCTTAGTCACAAAGATCAAGAAAAATCCAAACTTATACAAGTGAAGAAGAATCAATCAGAAACAAAATTTGTGCGTACTAACTCTGCAGATTCTTCAACTtcacataataaaattacacagaaaaatattagagtTGCAAATGCAGATACTACAGTTAAACAGACTCATaaatcttattcttctttttccaaagAAGGAAAACTATTTTGTCAAAAGAATAATGCATCAAAAAGAATGGTTACTACAATTGTAGGTAATACTGGATCAGaacttataattaaaaaagaaaaaattctatttttcgatattcctATACAtactaaacaaaaaaagattacatGTCCAGTACCCTTCAGTTTTGAACAtcgtgataaaattaaaaagcaatTAAAACTAGATCAATCAGAATCCAAATgtattaaatcaaaatcagTCCCTAAtctaaaattattagatattaatatgCCTCAAAAAATGCCAAATAAGTTATTTGATACAGGAAAAAAACCTCTCATGAGTTCTTGTAGTagcaaagaaattaatgacaaaaataaaaataaacaatttgaaggaagtaaaaaaagtaGTACTGCTTACATACATTCATTGCCTCCACATAAATTAGTGAAGACTATTGatccaatgaaaaataaaattgagaagaagaaaattcaagatagtcaaaataaaaaggatgcaATTCAGGCAAAAAAATCACTTGCATCTGTTTcttgtaaaaatattcaaattaatacaaatttaaaaattaagaaacagGAGATGctagaagtaaataaaaaatgtattgagaaagaaaatagacaacctaatattaatatgtctGTTACAAATAATAGTACTTTAAATCAGAGCAAAGGAATTAAGTTAAAAAGTACTGTGTTTAAAACTAATGtcgaggagagagaaaaacaacgTCGTGTATTAGAAGATAAGatgaagcaaaagaaaattttacaagaggagaagattaaaaaagaaaaagaagaaaaggaagcaaatgaaaaattggAAATAGCAAAACTTCGAAAACAAACTGAAATAAGAGCTAGACCAATGCCAGTATATAAACCACTTATTCGTGTCAAATCTACAAAACCTTTAACTAAACCACAAAGTCCAGCATGGTCAAGTAAGAGGAGAGTAAAATCAACTTTGTAG